The DNA sequence GTCCCCCGGCGACCTCGCCCACCGCCGCCGGCTGACCCAGCACCTGGACGCGATGCTCGCGCTGTGCGAGACGGTCCAGTGCCGCCGCGTGAACCTGCTGAACTACTTCGGACAGCGCGCGACCCCGTGCGGCAACTGCGACACCTGCCTCACCCCGCCGGAGACCTGGGACGGCACGGTCCCCGCCCAGAAGCTGCTCTCGACGGTCGTCCGCCTCCAGCGCGAGCGCAACCAGCGCTTCGGCGCCGGCCACCTCATCGACATCCTCCGTGCCAAGCGCACCCCGCGCGTCGACCAGTACGGCCACGACAAGCTCTCCACCTGGGGCCTCGGCGAGGACCTCGGCGAGAGCCAGTGGCGCGGCGTCGTCCGCCAGCTGATCGCGCAGGAGCTGCTGAAGCCCGAGGGCGAGTACGGCGTCCTCACGCTGACCCCGGCGAGCTCCGAGGTGCTGTCCGGTGGCCGGGAGGTCGTCCTGCGCCGCGAGCCCGAGCGCGCAGCCCGCTCCTCCCGCAGCGGCCGCTCCGCGGCGCCGGCCGACCTGGCGCCCGCCGACGCCGGCCTCTTCGAGGCGCTGCGCGCCTGGCGAGCGGGCGAAGCGAAGACCCAGGGGGTGCCCGCGTACATCGTCTTCGGCGACGCGACGCTGCGCGCGGTCGCCGCCGCACGCCCGTCCTCCCTCGCCGACCTCGACGGCATCAGCGGCATCGGCGCGAAGAAGAAGGAGACGTACGGCGAGGCGCTGCTGGAGGTGGTGGCGGGGGAAGCCTAGGCCCCAGGCTCAGTCCGGCGCCCCGACCTCGTATTCCAGCGCCACCTGCCCTCCCGGGTGGATGCTCGACGACACCAGCCGCAGCGGCGTCACCGGCAGCGACTCGGGCACCACCCCGCGGCCGCCGCCGAGGATGCTCGGCAGGATCCGCAGCCGCAGCACGTCGACTTCGTCCGCCAGGAACGCGGCGTCCGCCAGCCGCAGACTGCCCCAGAGAATGATCTCGCCCGGGTAGGACGCCTTCAGCCGGCGCAGCGACTCCACGACGCCCCCGCGCTCGACGGTCGCGGGCGCGAGGTCGCCCCACGGCGCCGCGTCCAGGCTGTTGCTGAGCACGTGCTTCGGGAGGCGGTTGATCAGTCCGGCGATCGGGTCGTCCTCCTCGGAGGCCGTCGGCCAGTAGGACGCGAACATCCGGTACGTGTTCGCGCCGAGCACGATCGCGGACAGCCCGGCGAGCCTCCGCAGCTGCTCCCGGTCGGCCTCGTCCCCGGCGGCCTCCGGCGTCAGGAAGCTCATGCCGCCCTCGGCGTCCGCCGCCGTCCCGTCCGCCGACACGATCTGCTCCACGATGAGCCGCGCCATCCCGTCCCCCTTCGACGCCGCCACCCTAGGCGCGGGCGAGCGACGGGGTCAAGGATCGCGCATCCCAGACGCGCGTGACGGAGATTCAGCGACCGGCTACCGTCCAGCGTCCCGCACAGAGCTCCACCCCGGCTCGCTGAGATGTGAAATGTGCTGAACGCATGCAAGGATGCGGCACCTGGGTCCCCGATCCCATCACGCAGGTCGAGTTGCGGGTCCCCGAGGGCTTCGACCCTCGAAGTGCGATTCAGCGAGCACGGGCCAACCGGGACGGGCTGTTGATTTCGATTCGCCTGCTCCCCGAGCACGGAGTCTCGTGGCCGATCTGGCAGCGCGGAGTCGGGCTCCTCGAGGAGAACTCGCTGCCGTTGAGTCCTGTACTGAATGCTGAATTGCGCGATTGGTCGTCGTTCTGGGCGACCCACCTGGGTATGGACGGAGAGTGGTCGTCTGCTGACGACCGCGACTGGTGGGTTCGGCGAGCCCGCGAGCTGGAAGACGCTCTCGAGATCGAACTCTGGGAGGTCGCGGTCATCGAGCGCGGATTCCCGGCTGCACACACTCACGGCAAAAACCAAGTAACAGTAGGTTTATGATCGGAACCGTTCACCGTGACGCCCGAAGGAGTGCGAATGACCGACACGACCACCACCGACCCGACCACCGGACCCGCCGCCGGCGACCCGACCGCCGACGGCGCGGCGACCGCCGACGCGCTCCCCGTCGACCCGCGCTTCCGCGACGCGAGCCTCCCGCTGGACGAGCGCGTCGAGAACCTGCTGGGCCAGATGACCCTCCAGGAGAAGGCCGGGCTGTTCTTCCAGACCATGATCACCATCGGCGAGGGCGGCGCCGTCGCCGGGCCGAACCCGCTGTTCGGGATCGCCGACAGCGCCGAGATGATCCGCGACCGGCACATGACGCACTTCAACGTGTTCGGCGCTGCCAGCTCGGCCGCCGAGATGGCCGAGTGGCACAACCGCATCCAGGAGGTCGCGGCGAGCACGCGGCTCGGCATCCCCGTCACCCTCTCCACCGACCCGCGGCACTCGTTCAGCGACAACCCCGGCGCCGCGATCATGGCCGGGCCGTTCTCGCAGTGGCCGGAGACCCTCGGCCTCGCGGCGATCGGCGACGAGGACCTGGTCGAGCGGTTCGCGGACATCGCGCGCCAGGAGTACACCGCCGTCGGCATCCGCGTCGCCCTGCACCCGCAGATCGACCTCGCGACCGAGCCGCGCTGGGCGCGTCAGGTCGCCACCTTCGGCGAGGACGTCGAGCTCACCTCGCGGCTCGGCGCCGCCTACATCCGCGGCTTCCAGGGTCCCGAGCTCGGCCCGGACTCCGTCGCGACGATGACCAAGCACTTCCCCGGCGGCGGCCCGCAGAAGGACGGCGAGGACCCGCACTTCCCGTACGGCCGCGAGCAGGTCTACCCGGGCGGCGAGTTCGAGACGCACCTGAAGCCGTTCGAGGCCGCGTTCGAGGCCGGCACCAGCCAGATCATGCCGTACTACGGGATGCCGGTCGGCACCGAGTACGAGGAGGTCGGATTCGGCTTCAACAAGTCCGTCGTCACCGGCCTGCTGCGCGAGCGCTACGGCTTCGACGGGATCGTCTGCACCGATTGGGGGCTGCTCTCGGACGCCGAGATCGCCGGCCAGCCGTTCCCGGCGCGCGCCTGGGGCGTGGAGCACCTGAGCACGCGCGAGCGGATGGCGAAGGTGCTGGACGCCGGCGCCGACCAGTTCGGCGGGGAGGCCATCCCGGACCTCCTGATCGACCTGGTGCGCAGCGGCGAGCTGCCGGAGGGGCGCCTCGACGTGTCCGCCCGGCGCCTGCTGCGCGAGAAGTTCCGGCTCGGCCTGTTCGACGCGCCGACGGTGGACCCGGCCCGCGCGGCCGAGGTCGTCGGCAACGCGGAGTTCGTGGCGGCGGGGGAGGCTGCGCAGCGCGCGTCGGTCACCCTGCTCAAGAACGAGGCCGTCCTCCCGCTCGCCCGCGGTACGAAGGTGTTCGTCCATGGCTTCGACCCGGAGGCCGTGGCCGGCTATGCGACCGTCGTCGCCATCCCGGAGGAGGCCGACGTCGCGCTGGTGCGGCTGCACGCGCCGTACGAGCAGCGGTCGACCATGTTCGAGAACTTCTTCCACGCCGGCTCGCTGGACTTCCCGCAGGAGACCGTGGACGAGGTGCTCGCGATCGCCCGCGCCGTGCCGACCGTGCTGGAGGTGTTCCTCGACCGCCCGGCGATCCTGACGCCGTTCGCGGGCGAGGTCCGCGCCATCGCGGCCGACTTCGGCGCGAGCTCCGCGGCCCTGCTGGACGTGCTGTTCGGGGAGGCGGCGCCGCAGGGCCGGCTCCCGATGGACCTGCCGTCGTCGATGGCCGCGGTGGTCGAGAACCGCCCGGACGTGCCGTTCGACACCGCCGACCCGCTCTACCGGTTCGGCCACGGGCTGAGCTACTAGCGCGGGCCAGGCGCTCGACGCTCAGCACCTTCCGAGCATCCCCCCTGGTCGCCCCCGGAACACCGGCGTACAGTGCCCGTTCCGTGGGGCGATCAGGGAATCTTTCGCCCCCGTTCACGGTTATGTCAGGTGGCATAATCTCGCGACGATCTCGAAGGAGGGGATGAAATGGCACGGAGGATAGAAGAGCTCGAGGACGAGACCGGCGCAATCATCAAGTACAGGCGGCACGCGAACGGCAAGGGACTGGTGTCCCCGTCGGCACGCGTGGCCGACTCCGCCCGCGTCGAGCCGACCGCCTATGTGGAGGCCGACGCCCGCATCGGGCTGGACGCCTACATCGGCGCCGGCAGCTGGATCGACTCCGGCGCGACGATCGGCGACCGCACGTTCGTCGGCGCCAACGTCCACATCGGCAGGGGCTGCGTCATCGGCAGCGGCGCGCGGATCGGAAGCAACGTCAAGGTGGGCGAGAACGCCATGATCGGGAACGGCGCCCGGGTCGACCGCGACGAGCAGATCGCGGCCGGAACCGTGATCGAGCTGCGCGGGGCCACGGCCGCGCGCGCGGCCCTCGCGGCCCTGCCGCGCGAAGCGCGAGCGACCCGCCGGGCGGCCTGACCGCTCACAGCCGCCTTGTCTATACCCGATGAGGCTCAGCCCATCGATTTGGAGCATCCCACAAACGGCCCGCGGACCTCGCGGGCCGTTTTTGTCGCCTCCGCACCGACGGTTTCCCTCGTCCCGCGCCCCGTCGTAGCGTGACCATGACCCCGAGACATCGAAGAGGAAACTCATGGTTGATACCGCCGAGCGCGCACCCGAGAAGTCCACCCGCACCACCTCCGGCACCCCCGTCGTGGACGCCGCCGCCAACGAAGCCGCCGCGGCAGCTGCCGCCACCGCACCGGCCGGCGCCGCGCCGCACGTCGACGTGGAGGCGCTGGGCCGCCAGCTCCTGGGCACCTGGGCCGAGGTCCGGCTGGCCTCCCGCGCACTCTCCTCGCAGCCGGAGCTGCAGAAGGTGGAGGGCCTCTCCGTCGCCGACCACCGCACCCGCGTTTTCGAGCAGCTGAAGCTCCTGGTCGACCACGGCCAGGTGCACCGCGCCTTCCCGAAGTCGGTGGGCGGCCTGGAGGACCACGGCGGCAACATCGCCGCGTTCGAGGAGCTCGTCGCGGCCGACCCGTCGCTGCAGATCAAGTCGGGCGTGCAGTGGGGCCTGTTCGGCGCCGCCGTGCTGCACCTCGGCACCGAGCACCACCACACCACCTACCTGCCCGGGATCATGTCGCTCGACGTGCCGGGAGCCTTTGCGATGACCGAGACCGGCCACGGCTCTGACGTCGCCGCCATCGCCACCACCGCGACCTACGACCCGGAGACGCAGGAGTTCGTCATCGACACCCCGTTCCGCGGCGCGTGGAAGGACTACCTCGGCAACGCGGCGGTCGACGCGACCGCCGCGGTCGTGTTCGCGCAGCTTGTCACGCAGGGCGTCAACCACGGCGTGCACGCCTTCTACGTGCCCATCCGGGACGCGAACGGCGACTTCCTGCCCGGCATCGGCGGCGAGGACGACGGCCAGAAGGGCGGCCTCAACGGCATCGACAACGGGAGGCTGCACTTCACCGGTGTCCGGATCCCGCGCAACGACCTCCTCAACCGCTACGGCGACGTCGCCGAGGACGGCACCTACAGCTCGCCGATCGCGAGCCCGGGCCGGCGCTTCTTCACGATGCTCGGCACGCTCGTCCAGGGCCGCGTCTCGCTGGACGGCTCGGCGACGATCGCCGCGAAGATCGGCCTGAAGATCGCGCTCACCTACGGCGACCAGCGCCGCCAGTTCACCGCGGGCAGCGACACCGACGAGGAGGTCGTGCTCGACTACCAGCGTCACCAGCGACGGCTGCTCCCGCTGCTGGCCACCACGTACGCGCAGAGCTTCGCGCACGAGATGTTCCTGCACAAGTTCGACGACGTGTTCAGCGGCGCGGCCGACACCGACGCCGACCGGCAGGACCTGGAGACCATCGCGGCGGCGCTCAAGCCGCTCAGCACGTGGCACGCTCTGGAGACTCTGCAGGAGGCGCGCGAGGCGTGCGGCGGCGCCGGCTTCCTCACCGAGAACCGGATCACCTCGCTGCGTCAGGACCTCGACATCTGGGTGACGTTCGAGGGCGACAACAACGTCCTTCTGCAGCTCGTCGCCAAGCGTCTGCTCACCGACTTCAGCCGCAAGTTCGCGAAGGCCGACGCCGGCGCGCTCGCCCGCTACGTCGTCGTGCAGGCGGCCGGCCGGGCGTACCACGGCTCGGGCCTGCGCAGCGTCGGCCAGACGGTGCGCGACTTCGGCTCGACGGCGCGCTCGGTGAACTGGCTGCAGGAGTCCGCGACCCAGCGCGAGCTGCTGACGGACCGCGTCGAGACGATGATCTCCGAGATCGGCGGACGGCTGCGCCCGGCCTCCAAGCTCGGCAAGAAGGCTGCGGCCGACCTGTTCAACTCGCAGCAGAACGAGCTCATCGAGGCCGCCCGCGCCCACGCCGAGCTGCTGCAGTGGGAGGCCTTCACGGAGGCCCTGGAGCAGGCCCCAGACGCCGGCACCAAGCAGGTGCTGACCTGGCTGCGCGACCTGTTCGGCTTCGGTCTGATCGAGAAGCACCTGGCCTGGTACCTCATCCACGGCCGCCTCTCGCCGCAGCGCGCGCAGGCCGTGTCGGCGTACATCGACCGGCTGCTCACCCGCATCCGGCCGCACGCGGTCGACCTGGTGGACGCGTTCGGCTACGGCCCGGAGCTGGTGCGCGCGAAGATCGCGAGCGGCGCGGAGGCCGAGCGCCAGGCGGAGGCGCGCGCGTACTACGCCGAGCGCCGCGCCGCCGGCACGCTGCCGACGCCGGAGAAGGCGCCCAGCAAGCACCGCTGACGCGCACATTCGTGCCGAATGTCGCGCTCGGCCCGAAGCGACATTCGGCACGAATGCGCACATTGGCGCGCCCAAACGCGACATTCGGCACGAATGTGGGCGAAACCTCCGTAGGCGCATTCGTGACGAATGTGGGGAATGGCGCGGCGTAACGCGACATTCGGGGCGAATGTGGGGATGGGTGCGGCGGGTCTACAGGAGGCCCAGGGCGCGCACGGCGTCGCGCTCGGCCTCCAGCTCGGCGACGGACGCGTCGATGCGCTCGCGCGAGAAGGCGTCGATCGTCAGGTCCTGGACGATCTCCCAGCGGCCGTCCACGCCGCGCACCGGGAACGACGAGATCAGGCCCTCCGGCACGCCGTAGGAGCCGTCCGAGACGACAGCGGCGGACGTCCAGCGCTCGCCGGTGCCGTCCACCCAGTCGCGGATGTGGTCGATGGCGGCGCTCGCCGCGGAGGCCGCCGACGACGAGCCGCGCACGGCGATGATCTCGGCGCCGCGCTTCGCCACCCGCGGGATGTACTCCTCCGCCAGCCAGCCCTCGTCCACCAGCTCGGTCGCCGGCCTGCCGTTCACCGTCGCGTGGCTGAGGTCCGGGTACTGGCTGGCCGAGTGGTTGCCCCAGACGATCACGCCGTGGATCGCGTGCACGGGCACGCCGAGCTTCGCCGCGAGCTGCGCGACGGCGCGGTTATGGTCGAGGCGGGTCATCGCGGTGAAGCGCTCCGCCGGGATGTCCGGCGCGTGCGCGCTCGCGATGAGCGCATTGGTGTTGGCCGGATTGCCGACGACGAGCACGCGCAGGTCGTCGGCCGCCACGTCGTTCAGCGCGGCGCCCTGCGGGCCGAAGATGCCGCCGTTCGCCTCCAGGAGGTCGGCGCGCTCCATCCCGGCGGTGCGCGGCCGGGCGCCGACGAGCAGAGCGACGCTCGCGCCGTCGAAGGCCGTGCGTGCGTCGTCGGTGACGTCCACGCCGTGCAGCAGCGGGAAGGCGCCGTCCTGCAGCTCCAGGGCCGTGCCCTCCGCGGCGCCGAGCCCGGCCGGGATCTCCAGCAGCCGCAGCCGCACCGGCACGTCGTGCCCGAGCAGCTGCCCAGAGGCGATCCGGAAGAGGAGGGCGTAGCCGATCTGTCCACCTGCGCCGGTGACGGCGACGGTCACGGGGGTGCTCATGCCGTGAGCCTAGCGCCGTCGGCAACGGAGGACATCCGCCCGCGGCGGGGCTCGAATCGCAGTGAACGGAGGAGGTCGGCGGGAATGGAGGGCGGATGTCCTCCGTTGGCGACGCCTCCAGGTGGCCGCGCGGCGCGGGGGTGCGCGGGCGGTGGGCCGCTACAGTCGCACCATGCGCACTCTCTATCCGGAGATCGAGCCGTACGACAGCGGGATGCTGGACGTCGGCGATGGCCAGCAGGTGTACTGGGAGACCAGCGGCAACCCCGATGGCACGCCGGTCGTCTTCCTGCACGGCGGCCCCGGCGGCGGCAGCACGCCCTCCCACCGCCGGCTGTTCGACCCGGAGCGGTACCGGATCGTCCTGTTCGACCAGCGCAACTGCGGCCGCAGCCTCCCGCACGCGAGCGACCCGGACGCCGACCTGTCGGCGAACACCACCTGGAATCTCGTCTCCGACATGGAGAAGCTGCGCGAGCACCTGGAGGTCGAGCGCTGGCTGGTGTTCGGCGGCTCGTGGGGCAGCGCGCTCGCCCTGGCGTACGCGGAGACCCATCCCGAGCGGGTGACCGGGCTGATCCTGCGCGGCATCTTCACCTTGCGCCCCGCCGAGCTCGATTGGTTCTACGAGGGCGGCGCCGCTGCGCTCTTCCCCGACCTGTGGGAAGGCTTCGTGGAGCCGGTGCCGGTGGAGGAGCGCGGCCACCTGATCCGTGCCTACAGCCGCCTGCTCGCCGACGAGGACCCGGCCGTGCATGGGCCGGCCGCCGTCGCCTGGTCGCGGTGGGAGTCCTCCACGATCACACTGCTGCCCCGGCCGGAGGTCGTGGAGACGTTCACCGAGGAGAAGTACGCGGTCGCCTTCGCGCGCATCGAGAACCACTACTTCATGAACGGCGGCTGGTTCGAGGAGGACCAGCTGATCCGCGACGCGTACAAGCTGGCGGACATCCCCGGCGTCATCGTGCAGGGCCGCTACGACATCTGCACGCCGGCCATGACCGCGTGGGACCTGCACAGGGCCTGGCCGGAGGCGGAGCTGAACATCGTCCCGGACGCGGGCCACGCCTACGACGAGCCGGGGATCCTGGACGCGCTGATCGAGGCGACCGACCGGTTCGCCGGCGGGCCCGCGGATGAGGCGGACACGGGCGACGACGCCGCAGCAGAAGCCGAGGACGACGCCGCAGCCGAGGGGGAGGACGCCGAGGGCGAGGACGCCGAGGAGTCCTCCGAGAGCGCCGACGAGGGCGCCGAGGACGGCCACCAGGCCTGAGCTGACCGGCCCTGCGCGGGTCGTCTGGCGGTTCGCCCCCGATTGGGGGGTGAGCGATGACGCCAATATTGTGACAATCTCTCAGATATGAGCAAAGCTCAATCTGTGGGTATGCGTGCCGGGCGGCCGAGCCGCCGGCGGAACGCGCTGTTCGCGACCGCGTGTGCGCTGGTGGTCGTCTTGTTCGCGTGGGTCAGTCTCGTGACGAGCCAGCCCGCGCGAGCGGACCAGGGCTGCAATGCCGCGGCGAATCCGATCGTGTGCGAGAACGCGCTTCCCGGGACGGACCCGTCGGTCTGGGACGTCAGCGGCTCCGGCGCCTCGGACATCCAGGGCTTCTCGACCGACATCAGCGTCAACATCGGCGGCACGATCGGCTTCAAGATCAACACGACCGCCAAGTCGTACACCATCCAGATCTTCCGCACGGGCTACTACCAGGGCCTCGGGGCGCGCAAGATCGCGGACGTCACGCCGTCGGCCACCCTCCCGCAGACGCAGCCCGCCTGCTACTGGGACCCGACGGTGGAACTGACCGACTGCGGCAACTGGGCGCAGTCGGCGTCGTGGACGGTGCCGCCGTCGGCGGTCTCCGGCGTCTACATCGCCCTGCTCCACCGCAACGACAACAGCGACGAGAGCCAGATCACCTTCGTGGTGCGCAATGACGCGAGCCACTCGGACGTCCTCTATCAGACCTCCGACCCGACCTGGCAGGCGTACAACACCTACGGTGGTTCCGACTTCTACCAGGGCGCCGCGAACGGCCGTGCCTACAAGATCAGCTACAACCGCCCGATCACCACCCGCGGTCTCAACTCCGGCCGGGACTTCTACTTCAGCGCCGAGTACCCCGAAGTGCGCTTCCTGGAGAAGAACGGCTACAACATGTCGTACTTCAGCGGGGTCGACACGGATCGGT is a window from the Leifsonia shinshuensis genome containing:
- a CDS encoding DapH/DapD/GlmU-related protein, whose product is MARRIEELEDETGAIIKYRRHANGKGLVSPSARVADSARVEPTAYVEADARIGLDAYIGAGSWIDSGATIGDRTFVGANVHIGRGCVIGSGARIGSNVKVGENAMIGNGARVDRDEQIAAGTVIELRGATAARAALAALPREARATRRAA
- a CDS encoding malate dehydrogenase yields the protein MSTPVTVAVTGAGGQIGYALLFRIASGQLLGHDVPVRLRLLEIPAGLGAAEGTALELQDGAFPLLHGVDVTDDARTAFDGASVALLVGARPRTAGMERADLLEANGGIFGPQGAALNDVAADDLRVLVVGNPANTNALIASAHAPDIPAERFTAMTRLDHNRAVAQLAAKLGVPVHAIHGVIVWGNHSASQYPDLSHATVNGRPATELVDEGWLAEEYIPRVAKRGAEIIAVRGSSSAASAASAAIDHIRDWVDGTGERWTSAAVVSDGSYGVPEGLISSFPVRGVDGRWEIVQDLTIDAFSRERIDASVAELEAERDAVRALGLL
- a CDS encoding glycoside hydrolase family 3 protein gives rise to the protein MTDTTTTDPTTGPAAGDPTADGAATADALPVDPRFRDASLPLDERVENLLGQMTLQEKAGLFFQTMITIGEGGAVAGPNPLFGIADSAEMIRDRHMTHFNVFGAASSAAEMAEWHNRIQEVAASTRLGIPVTLSTDPRHSFSDNPGAAIMAGPFSQWPETLGLAAIGDEDLVERFADIARQEYTAVGIRVALHPQIDLATEPRWARQVATFGEDVELTSRLGAAYIRGFQGPELGPDSVATMTKHFPGGGPQKDGEDPHFPYGREQVYPGGEFETHLKPFEAAFEAGTSQIMPYYGMPVGTEYEEVGFGFNKSVVTGLLRERYGFDGIVCTDWGLLSDAEIAGQPFPARAWGVEHLSTRERMAKVLDAGADQFGGEAIPDLLIDLVRSGELPEGRLDVSARRLLREKFRLGLFDAPTVDPARAAEVVGNAEFVAAGEAAQRASVTLLKNEAVLPLARGTKVFVHGFDPEAVAGYATVVAIPEEADVALVRLHAPYEQRSTMFENFFHAGSLDFPQETVDEVLAIARAVPTVLEVFLDRPAILTPFAGEVRAIAADFGASSAALLDVLFGEAAPQGRLPMDLPSSMAAVVENRPDVPFDTADPLYRFGHGLSY
- a CDS encoding acyl-CoA dehydrogenase family protein, with product MVDTAERAPEKSTRTTSGTPVVDAAANEAAAAAAATAPAGAAPHVDVEALGRQLLGTWAEVRLASRALSSQPELQKVEGLSVADHRTRVFEQLKLLVDHGQVHRAFPKSVGGLEDHGGNIAAFEELVAADPSLQIKSGVQWGLFGAAVLHLGTEHHHTTYLPGIMSLDVPGAFAMTETGHGSDVAAIATTATYDPETQEFVIDTPFRGAWKDYLGNAAVDATAAVVFAQLVTQGVNHGVHAFYVPIRDANGDFLPGIGGEDDGQKGGLNGIDNGRLHFTGVRIPRNDLLNRYGDVAEDGTYSSPIASPGRRFFTMLGTLVQGRVSLDGSATIAAKIGLKIALTYGDQRRQFTAGSDTDEEVVLDYQRHQRRLLPLLATTYAQSFAHEMFLHKFDDVFSGAADTDADRQDLETIAAALKPLSTWHALETLQEAREACGGAGFLTENRITSLRQDLDIWVTFEGDNNVLLQLVAKRLLTDFSRKFAKADAGALARYVVVQAAGRAYHGSGLRSVGQTVRDFGSTARSVNWLQESATQRELLTDRVETMISEIGGRLRPASKLGKKAAADLFNSQQNELIEAARAHAELLQWEAFTEALEQAPDAGTKQVLTWLRDLFGFGLIEKHLAWYLIHGRLSPQRAQAVSAYIDRLLTRIRPHAVDLVDAFGYGPELVRAKIASGAEAERQAEARAYYAERRAAGTLPTPEKAPSKHR
- a CDS encoding dihydrofolate reductase family protein, which produces MARLIVEQIVSADGTAADAEGGMSFLTPEAAGDEADREQLRRLAGLSAIVLGANTYRMFASYWPTASEEDDPIAGLINRLPKHVLSNSLDAAPWGDLAPATVERGGVVESLRRLKASYPGEIILWGSLRLADAAFLADEVDVLRLRILPSILGGGRGVVPESLPVTPLRLVSSSIHPGGQVALEYEVGAPD
- the pip gene encoding prolyl aminopeptidase; the encoded protein is MRTLYPEIEPYDSGMLDVGDGQQVYWETSGNPDGTPVVFLHGGPGGGSTPSHRRLFDPERYRIVLFDQRNCGRSLPHASDPDADLSANTTWNLVSDMEKLREHLEVERWLVFGGSWGSALALAYAETHPERVTGLILRGIFTLRPAELDWFYEGGAAALFPDLWEGFVEPVPVEERGHLIRAYSRLLADEDPAVHGPAAVAWSRWESSTITLLPRPEVVETFTEEKYAVAFARIENHYFMNGGWFEEDQLIRDAYKLADIPGVIVQGRYDICTPAMTAWDLHRAWPEAELNIVPDAGHAYDEPGILDALIEATDRFAGGPADEADTGDDAAAEAEDDAAAEGEDAEGEDAEESSESADEGAEDGHQA